In a single window of the Olivibacter sp. SDN3 genome:
- a CDS encoding flagellar motor protein MotB produces the protein MKSKIFNLFVVFLALALAMTGCGSKKYTLLQTEHQELQTKYKDLDLKYLNSQHELSNAQSRVKSLEEQLATYRANVASLQSALDKCLSNSSQGNANISKLVDEINASNRYIQHLVNTKNKSDSLNMVLTNNLTRSLSREETQDVDVQVLKGVVYISLSDNMLYKSGSYEISPQASETLGKIAKIIMDYKDYEVLIEGNTDTMPIKKTNIRNNWDLSTLRASSVVQALQNDYGVSPKRLTAGGRGEYNPIASNDTEDGRAKNRRTQIIITPKLDQFMELIDQAPENTSDEEPAVLEEETPATEQEW, from the coding sequence ATGAAGAGTAAAATATTTAACCTGTTTGTTGTTTTTCTTGCACTTGCATTGGCAATGACAGGTTGCGGTAGTAAAAAGTATACGCTATTGCAGACCGAACATCAGGAGCTGCAGACCAAGTATAAAGACTTAGACTTGAAATATTTAAATAGTCAGCACGAACTATCGAATGCACAATCTAGGGTGAAAAGCTTAGAAGAACAGCTAGCTACTTATCGCGCTAATGTGGCTTCTCTGCAGTCAGCATTGGATAAATGCCTTAGTAATAGCAGCCAGGGCAATGCTAATATATCCAAACTGGTAGATGAGATCAATGCTTCTAATCGCTATATCCAACATTTGGTAAATACCAAAAATAAAAGTGATTCCTTGAACATGGTCTTAACTAATAATCTGACACGCTCACTGAGCCGCGAAGAAACTCAGGATGTCGATGTACAGGTCTTAAAAGGCGTAGTATACATTTCGCTTTCAGATAACATGCTTTATAAATCTGGAAGCTACGAGATATCACCTCAAGCTAGTGAGACGCTTGGTAAAATCGCCAAGATCATTATGGATTACAAAGATTATGAAGTGTTGATTGAAGGTAATACCGATACTATGCCGATCAAGAAAACCAATATACGTAACAACTGGGATTTAAGTACCCTCCGGGCATCGTCAGTGGTGCAGGCCTTGCAAAATGATTATGGTGTGAGTCCTAAAAGGTTAACTGCAGGTGGGCGAGGAGAATACAATCCGATAGCCAGTAATGATACGGAAGATGGGCGGGCGAAAAATCGTCGGACTCAGATTATAATCACACCGAAGTTGGATCAATTTATGGAACTGATTGATCAGGCGCCTGAAAACACTTCGGATGAAGAACCTGCGGTATTGGAAGAGGAGACTCCTGCAACGGAACAAGAATGGTAG